In a single window of the Streptomyces sp. CGMCC 4.7035 genome:
- a CDS encoding intradiol ring-cleavage dioxygenase, translating to MDLTAKTATTATTTAVLESFAHTSDPRLREVLVSLTRHLHDFVRDIEPTQAEWERAIDFLTATGHMCDDTRQEFILLSDVLGVSMLVETINDHKAAAATDSTVLGPFHMTESPVRELGANIDLVGGGEPCVISGRVVSVDGTPLPAATLDVWQADDQGFYDVQQPEKQPPGNGRGLFTADAEGRFWFRSCVPSPYPIPTDGPVGSLLEATGRHPYRPAHVHFIVGAEGYSPVTTHIFVAGSDYLESDAVFAVRESLVEEFVEVDSPEEAAELGLANPFRRARFDIVLQPVIA from the coding sequence ATGGACCTCACCGCGAAGACCGCGACGACCGCGACGACGACGGCGGTGCTGGAAAGCTTCGCCCACACCTCCGATCCCCGACTGCGCGAGGTGCTGGTCTCCCTGACGCGTCACCTGCACGATTTCGTACGGGACATCGAGCCGACCCAGGCCGAGTGGGAGCGTGCGATCGACTTCCTCACCGCAACCGGGCACATGTGCGACGACACCCGGCAGGAGTTCATCCTGCTGTCGGACGTCCTGGGTGTGTCGATGCTCGTCGAGACGATCAACGACCACAAGGCGGCCGCCGCGACCGACTCGACAGTGCTCGGCCCCTTCCACATGACCGAGTCCCCGGTCCGTGAACTCGGGGCGAACATCGATCTGGTCGGCGGCGGCGAGCCGTGTGTGATCAGCGGACGGGTCGTCTCCGTCGACGGCACCCCGCTGCCCGCCGCGACGCTGGACGTGTGGCAGGCCGACGACCAGGGCTTCTACGACGTCCAGCAGCCAGAGAAGCAGCCGCCGGGCAATGGGCGCGGGCTGTTCACGGCGGACGCGGAAGGGCGGTTCTGGTTCCGCTCGTGCGTTCCCAGCCCGTATCCGATTCCGACGGACGGGCCGGTCGGCTCCCTGCTGGAGGCGACCGGCCGTCACCCCTACCGTCCGGCCCATGTCCACTTCATCGTGGGCGCCGAGGGGTACAGCCCGGTGACGACGCACATCTTCGTGGCGGGCAGCGACTATCTGGAGTCGGACGCGGTCTTCGCCGTGAGGGAGAGCCTGGTCGAGGAGTTCGTCGAGGTGGACTCCCCCGAGGAGGCCGCGGAGTTGGGCCTGGCCAACCCCTTCCGCCGGGCGCGCTTCGACATCGTGCTGCAACCGGTGATCGCGTGA
- a CDS encoding maleylacetate reductase, with protein sequence MRVVFRSGAVPDAVPDEVALLALCRVLVLCDDHGLDTARAVAASLGDACAGLHAGAVTHVPVEVADLAVEAAREARADGCVAVGGGSVTGLAKAVALRTGLPIVAVPTTYAGSEMTPVWGLTEGAVKRTGRDPKVLPRSVVYDPLLTLTMPPVGSATSGMNAIAHAVEALYAPDSTPIVSLMAEEGVRALAAALPEIVADPSGHDARSRALYGAWLCGACLGATTMGLHHKLCHVLGGTFDLPHAETHAVVLPHVLAFNAPAVPEALAALRRALDVPDPVRELHELGERLGIPRSLADLGLTAADVDRAVDVALGAPYANPRPASADDLRAVLHAAWAGEPPYGG encoded by the coding sequence ATGCGCGTCGTCTTCCGGTCGGGTGCCGTGCCGGACGCAGTGCCCGACGAGGTCGCGCTTCTCGCCCTGTGCCGCGTCCTCGTGCTGTGCGACGACCATGGCCTGGACACGGCCCGCGCCGTCGCCGCGTCTCTCGGCGACGCCTGCGCCGGGCTGCACGCGGGGGCGGTGACGCACGTCCCGGTGGAGGTCGCCGACCTGGCCGTCGAAGCGGCTCGCGAAGCCCGGGCCGACGGCTGCGTGGCGGTCGGCGGCGGTTCCGTGACCGGCCTGGCCAAGGCCGTCGCGCTCAGAACCGGCCTGCCCATCGTCGCCGTCCCGACGACGTACGCCGGATCGGAGATGACACCCGTCTGGGGCCTGACCGAGGGCGCGGTCAAACGCACCGGGCGCGACCCGAAGGTGTTGCCGCGCAGCGTCGTGTACGACCCGCTGCTCACGCTCACCATGCCGCCCGTGGGGTCCGCGACGAGCGGCATGAACGCGATCGCGCACGCCGTCGAGGCTCTGTACGCCCCGGACTCCACTCCGATCGTCTCCCTCATGGCGGAGGAGGGTGTGCGGGCGCTGGCCGCGGCCCTTCCCGAGATCGTCGCCGACCCCTCGGGGCATGACGCGCGCAGCCGCGCGCTGTACGGGGCGTGGCTGTGCGGTGCCTGTCTCGGCGCCACCACCATGGGGCTGCACCACAAGCTCTGCCATGTGCTCGGCGGCACCTTCGACCTGCCGCACGCCGAGACACACGCCGTCGTCCTGCCCCACGTGCTGGCCTTCAACGCGCCGGCGGTTCCCGAGGCACTGGCGGCGCTGCGCCGGGCGCTCGATGTCCCGGATCCGGTACGGGAGTTGCACGAGCTGGGCGAGCGGCTGGGCATCCCGCGATCGCTCGCCGACCTGGGTCTGACCGCCGCCGACGTGGACCGTGCGGTCGATGTCGCTCTCGGGGCGCCGTACGCGAATCCCCGCCCGGCCTCCGCCGACGATCTGCGCGCCGTCCTGCACGCGGCCTGGGCGGGCGAGCCGCCATACGGCGGCTGA
- the aceB gene encoding malate synthase A → MSAPAPSPAAVVDAEPLPRQDEVLTDAALAFVAELHRRFTPRRDELLARRAERRAEIARTSALDFLPETAAIRADDSWKVAPAPAALDDRRVEITGPTDRKMTINALNSGAKVWLADFEDASAPTWENVVLGQLNLIDAYTRTIDFTDPASGKSYALRPNEELATVVMRPRGWHLNERHLQVDGQQVPGALVDFGLYFFHNAQRLLDLGKGPYFYLPKTESHPEARLWNDVFVFAQDYVGIPQGTVRATVLIETITAAYEMEEILYELRDHASGLNAGRWDYLFSIVKNFRDGGPRFVLPDRNAVTMTAPFMRAYTELLVRTCHKRGAHAIGGMAAFIPSRRDEEVNRVAFEKVKADKDREAHDGFDGSWVAHPDLVPIAMASFDAVLGDRPNQKDRLREDVDVKAADLIAVDSLDARPTYAGLVNAVQVGIRYIEAWLRGLGAVAIFNLMEDAATAEISRSQIWQWINAGVEFENGEKATPELARTVAAEELAHIRDEIGEEAFTAGHWQQAHDLLLKVALDEDYADFLTLPAYEQLRG, encoded by the coding sequence ATGTCCGCACCAGCGCCGTCCCCGGCGGCCGTCGTCGACGCCGAGCCCCTGCCCCGGCAGGACGAGGTCCTCACCGACGCGGCGCTCGCCTTCGTGGCCGAGTTGCACCGGCGGTTCACTCCCCGGCGTGACGAGCTCCTGGCCCGCCGCGCGGAGCGCCGTGCCGAGATCGCCCGTACCTCGGCACTCGACTTTCTTCCGGAGACCGCGGCGATCCGCGCGGACGACTCCTGGAAGGTGGCCCCCGCACCCGCGGCCCTAGACGACCGGCGCGTGGAGATCACCGGCCCCACCGACCGCAAGATGACCATCAACGCGCTCAACTCCGGCGCGAAGGTGTGGCTCGCGGACTTCGAGGACGCCTCCGCGCCCACCTGGGAGAACGTGGTCCTCGGCCAGCTCAACCTGATCGACGCCTACACCCGGACCATCGACTTCACCGACCCGGCGAGCGGCAAGTCGTACGCCCTGCGTCCGAACGAGGAGCTGGCGACGGTCGTCATGCGCCCGCGCGGCTGGCACCTGAACGAGCGCCATCTCCAGGTCGACGGGCAGCAGGTGCCGGGCGCCCTCGTCGACTTCGGCCTGTACTTCTTCCACAACGCCCAGCGCCTGCTGGACCTCGGCAAGGGCCCGTACTTCTACCTCCCGAAGACCGAGTCGCACCCGGAGGCCCGCCTCTGGAACGACGTCTTCGTCTTCGCGCAGGACTACGTCGGCATCCCGCAGGGCACGGTCCGCGCCACCGTCCTGATCGAGACGATCACGGCGGCGTACGAGATGGAGGAGATCCTCTACGAGCTCCGCGATCATGCCTCCGGGCTGAACGCGGGCCGCTGGGACTACCTCTTCTCCATCGTCAAGAACTTCCGTGACGGCGGCCCCAGGTTCGTCCTCCCGGACCGCAACGCGGTCACGATGACGGCCCCGTTCATGCGCGCGTACACCGAACTCCTCGTCCGCACCTGCCACAAGCGCGGCGCGCACGCGATCGGCGGCATGGCGGCGTTCATCCCGTCCCGGCGCGACGAAGAGGTCAACAGGGTCGCCTTCGAAAAGGTCAAGGCGGACAAGGACCGCGAGGCGCACGACGGCTTCGACGGCTCCTGGGTCGCCCACCCGGACCTGGTGCCGATCGCGATGGCCTCCTTCGACGCCGTGCTGGGAGACCGGCCCAACCAGAAGGACCGGCTGCGCGAGGACGTCGACGTCAAGGCGGCCGACCTGATCGCCGTCGACTCCCTGGACGCCAGACCCACGTACGCGGGCCTCGTCAACGCCGTCCAGGTCGGCATCCGTTACATCGAGGCCTGGCTGCGCGGCCTCGGCGCGGTCGCCATCTTCAACCTCATGGAGGACGCGGCCACCGCCGAGATCTCCCGCTCCCAGATCTGGCAGTGGATCAACGCGGGCGTCGAGTTCGAGAACGGCGAGAAGGCCACCCCCGAGCTGGCCCGCACGGTGGCCGCCGAGGAACTCGCACACATCCGGGACGAGATCGGCGAGGAGGCCTTCACGGCCGGCCACTGGCAGCAGGCCCACGACCTGCTGCTGAAGGTGGCCCTCGACGAGGATTACGCGGACTTCCTGACCTTGCCCGCGTACGAGCAGCTGAGGGGCTGA
- a CDS encoding HipA family kinase encodes MLKKVTATRYIEPLRSGGSVPGVVEADDLGTYVVKFTGSAQGVKALVAEVIVGELARRLGLRVPELVLAHFDPEIAAHEPHQEVRDLLNASPGLNLGMDCLPGARDFTPEVAQACTVDPLEAGRVIWLDALTVNVDRTVHSSNLMVWPTFGTAPPKLWLIDHGAALVFHHRWDASAPEKAYDFRHHALGHYTPDMRGAEAELAPKVTEELLREVTEEVPDAWLAGEPGFATPGEVRDAYVAYLSARVKASESWLPTDFPTREELAAEEALRAARTQQGRPDWLKRVPDLHGKPAARQDWSVHLG; translated from the coding sequence ATGCTGAAAAAGGTCACCGCCACCCGTTATATCGAACCCCTGCGCTCCGGCGGCTCCGTGCCCGGAGTCGTCGAGGCCGACGACCTCGGAACGTACGTCGTGAAGTTCACCGGCTCTGCTCAGGGCGTGAAGGCGCTGGTCGCCGAGGTGATCGTCGGCGAGCTGGCCCGCAGGCTCGGGCTGCGCGTCCCCGAGCTGGTCCTCGCCCACTTCGACCCGGAGATCGCCGCGCACGAACCGCACCAGGAGGTGCGCGACCTGCTGAACGCGAGCCCCGGCCTCAACCTGGGCATGGACTGTCTCCCGGGGGCGCGGGATTTCACCCCGGAGGTCGCCCAGGCCTGCACGGTCGACCCGCTGGAGGCGGGCAGGGTCATCTGGCTCGACGCCCTGACCGTGAACGTCGATCGCACGGTCCACAGCTCGAACCTCATGGTCTGGCCCACCTTCGGCACCGCACCCCCGAAGCTGTGGCTGATCGACCACGGTGCCGCCCTCGTCTTCCACCACCGCTGGGACGCCTCCGCCCCGGAGAAGGCGTACGACTTCCGCCACCACGCCCTCGGGCACTACACCCCGGACATGCGGGGCGCCGAGGCCGAGCTCGCGCCCAAGGTGACCGAGGAGCTGCTGCGCGAGGTCACCGAGGAGGTGCCGGACGCCTGGCTGGCCGGTGAGCCGGGCTTCGCGACGCCCGGCGAGGTCCGGGACGCGTATGTCGCCTACCTCTCGGCCCGGGTGAAGGCGTCCGAGTCCTGGCTGCCCACCGATTTCCCCACCCGGGAGGAACTCGCCGCCGAGGAGGCCCTGCGGGCGGCACGGACACAGCAAGGCCGGCCGGACTGGCTCAAGCGGGTCCCGGACCTGCACGGCAAGCCGGCGGCACGACAGGATTGGTCGGTGCACCTCGGATGA
- a CDS encoding TerD family protein — protein sequence MSLVSTSFDASDRGDYAHDWALVDVETSGLMARRDRVLSVAVITIGPDGEQTGEFSTLLNPGCDPGPVRVHGLTVERLQGAPTFDQVAGRIGAMLQDRVLVAHNAQFDYDFLAYEFARARMWLPVSQRLCTLALNRQVDPPTGDMKLGTLAAHYGVPQQRAHDALDDTRVLAGILRASLREAARLDLPLPLVTCPPRAESQFTPKPPKTPCAYRNPGRPTPGGPLRQGMKVAITGETAHARAELVGRAVAAGLNMMTSVSRHTSVLVTNEPASGSAKARRALAEGVPVIDEHTFLRLLADVRPGTAHEATAVAVAPAAKPEAEPVAGPMELAPTTTSAAPVPETADLPTAAPDVPAPAPRRPEPSAGTLDKPLAGRRVLVVGGVHADAAAARTRIVELGGSAAINLSAGVTDVVLLEGGQGDRRMSRITALELPVHDLHWLTAPTATAPAAATTLRTQEPHVMPRGGVIDLPMPHGRPAPEWYVTASWAPQTDYEIDVVAFLLDEDEQVTFDEDFIFYGAPESPAGTVRLLTGGPAEQTIALDLASLPPATRKVVVAAAIDGATTFGTVGAIQIGAAPGSSGAPLARATLDAATTERTMLLAEIYRRGPVWRLRAVGQGYDHGLDALARGYGVDITD from the coding sequence ATGAGTCTCGTCTCCACCTCCTTCGATGCGTCCGACAGGGGCGACTACGCACACGACTGGGCCTTGGTTGATGTGGAGACGTCGGGCCTCATGGCCCGGCGAGATCGCGTGCTCTCCGTCGCGGTGATCACGATCGGTCCGGACGGCGAGCAGACCGGGGAGTTCTCGACACTGCTCAATCCGGGCTGCGATCCGGGACCGGTGAGGGTGCACGGGCTGACCGTCGAGCGGTTACAGGGGGCGCCGACCTTCGACCAAGTCGCCGGGCGGATCGGCGCGATGCTTCAGGACCGGGTCCTGGTGGCCCATAACGCCCAGTTCGACTACGACTTCCTGGCCTACGAGTTCGCCCGTGCGCGGATGTGGCTGCCGGTGTCGCAGCGGCTGTGCACCCTGGCTCTGAATCGCCAGGTGGATCCACCGACGGGCGACATGAAGCTCGGCACCCTCGCCGCTCATTACGGCGTCCCCCAGCAGCGGGCGCACGATGCTCTGGACGACACTCGTGTGCTGGCCGGGATCCTGCGGGCGTCGCTGCGCGAGGCAGCGCGGCTCGATCTGCCCCTGCCGCTGGTGACCTGCCCGCCCCGGGCTGAGTCGCAGTTCACGCCGAAGCCGCCGAAGACTCCCTGCGCCTACCGCAACCCGGGACGGCCGACTCCCGGCGGGCCTCTCCGGCAGGGGATGAAGGTCGCGATCACCGGTGAGACTGCCCATGCCCGGGCGGAGCTGGTGGGGCGGGCGGTTGCCGCCGGGCTGAACATGATGACCTCCGTCAGCCGGCACACGAGCGTGCTGGTCACCAATGAACCGGCGTCCGGTTCGGCGAAGGCCCGACGCGCACTCGCCGAAGGCGTGCCGGTCATCGACGAGCACACCTTCCTGCGGCTGCTGGCCGACGTACGGCCGGGAACAGCGCATGAGGCGACGGCCGTCGCTGTCGCCCCCGCGGCTAAACCGGAAGCAGAACCAGTCGCCGGGCCCATGGAGTTGGCGCCCACCACAACCTCTGCCGCACCCGTCCCGGAAACAGCAGATCTCCCCACGGCCGCCCCCGATGTGCCAGCACCCGCTCCGCGACGACCGGAGCCCTCCGCCGGCACCTTGGACAAGCCCCTGGCCGGGCGTCGCGTGCTAGTGGTCGGCGGTGTCCATGCCGATGCCGCAGCGGCCCGTACCCGCATCGTCGAGCTGGGCGGGTCCGCGGCAATCAACCTGTCCGCCGGCGTCACCGACGTCGTACTCCTGGAGGGAGGGCAGGGCGACCGGCGAATGAGCCGCATCACCGCCCTCGAACTCCCCGTGCACGACCTCCACTGGCTCACCGCTCCGACCGCCACCGCACCGGCGGCCGCGACGACACTCCGGACCCAGGAGCCGCACGTGATGCCAAGAGGCGGCGTCATCGACCTGCCCATGCCGCACGGCAGACCCGCGCCCGAGTGGTACGTCACCGCCAGCTGGGCCCCGCAGACCGACTACGAAATCGACGTCGTCGCCTTCCTCCTCGACGAGGACGAACAGGTCACCTTCGACGAGGACTTCATCTTCTACGGAGCTCCGGAGAGCCCTGCCGGAACCGTGCGACTGCTCACCGGCGGCCCGGCCGAACAGACCATCGCCCTCGACCTGGCTTCCCTGCCACCCGCGACGCGCAAGGTCGTCGTCGCTGCCGCCATCGACGGCGCCACCACCTTCGGGACGGTCGGTGCGATCCAGATCGGTGCGGCCCCCGGCAGCAGCGGGGCACCGCTCGCCCGGGCAACCCTGGACGCCGCCACCACCGAACGCACCATGCTGCTCGCGGAGATCTACCGCAGGGGCCCGGTGTGGCGCCTACGCGCCGTCGGCCAGGGCTACGACCACGGCCTCGACGCCCTCGCACGCGGATACGGCGTCGACATCACCGACTGA
- a CDS encoding FAD-dependent oxidoreductase, with protein MTTVPTVETDVLIVGSGPAGASAALALSTYGVPNVMVTRYSRLADTPRAHITNQRTMEVLRDLGVEEDVIAQATPQHLMGNTVFCTAIAGEELGRLRSWGNEPLVQAAHELASPTRMCDMPQHLMEPVLVNGAIARGSQLRFGTEYLSHEQDADGVTAMVRDRLRGDTYTIRAKYLIGADGGRSKVAEDAGLPMGGQMGVAGSINIVFDADLTKYVAHRPATLYWVLAPGATVGGIGAGLVRCVRTWNEWLIVWGYDVDAGPPDLTEEYALSVVRKLIGDDEIPVTIKSSSAWTVNEMCAETYSSGRVFCAGDACHRHPPSNGLGSNTSIQDSYNLAWKLKLVLDGTASPSLLDTYSDERAPVGKQVVTRANQSIGETAPVFEALGGLAPQTPEQLWRNIAARKDATTEAEEQRARLREAIAFKAYEFNAHGVDLNQRYTSAAIVPDGTEDPGFARDPELHFQPSTRPGAKLPHAWLSAGTRDLSTLDLGGNGRFTLITGIGGEPWTEAACILGKEFGLEIATAVIGPGQEYEDPYGDWARLREIGDSGALLVRPDNHVAFRRQDATGDVTAALRDALRQILGRG; from the coding sequence ATGACAACCGTGCCGACCGTCGAGACCGATGTGCTCATCGTGGGAAGCGGGCCCGCGGGAGCGAGCGCCGCACTGGCGCTGAGCACCTATGGCGTGCCGAACGTCATGGTCACCCGCTACTCACGCCTCGCGGACACGCCCCGGGCGCACATCACCAACCAGCGCACCATGGAAGTGCTGCGTGACCTGGGTGTCGAAGAGGATGTGATCGCCCAGGCCACCCCGCAGCATCTGATGGGGAACACCGTCTTCTGCACCGCCATCGCGGGCGAGGAGCTCGGCCGGCTGAGGTCCTGGGGCAACGAACCGCTCGTGCAGGCCGCGCACGAGCTGGCGAGCCCCACCCGCATGTGCGACATGCCGCAGCACCTCATGGAGCCGGTGCTCGTGAACGGGGCCATAGCACGCGGAAGCCAACTGCGGTTCGGCACCGAGTACCTGTCGCACGAGCAGGACGCCGACGGCGTGACCGCCATGGTCCGCGACCGGCTGCGCGGCGACACGTACACCATCCGCGCCAAGTACCTGATCGGCGCGGACGGCGGCCGCAGCAAGGTGGCCGAGGACGCCGGGCTGCCGATGGGCGGCCAGATGGGCGTGGCCGGCAGCATCAACATCGTCTTCGACGCGGACCTCACCAAGTACGTGGCGCACCGACCCGCCACCCTCTACTGGGTGCTGGCGCCCGGCGCGACCGTGGGCGGCATCGGCGCCGGCCTGGTGCGCTGCGTACGGACGTGGAACGAGTGGCTGATCGTGTGGGGCTACGACGTCGACGCCGGGCCGCCGGACCTCACCGAGGAGTACGCCCTGTCCGTCGTCCGCAAGCTGATCGGCGACGACGAGATCCCGGTGACCATCAAGTCGTCCTCCGCGTGGACGGTCAACGAGATGTGCGCCGAGACGTACTCCAGCGGCCGGGTGTTCTGCGCGGGCGACGCCTGCCACCGGCACCCACCGTCCAACGGGCTGGGCTCCAACACCTCCATCCAGGACTCCTACAACCTGGCGTGGAAGCTGAAGCTCGTCCTGGACGGCACCGCGTCCCCGTCCCTGCTGGACACCTACAGTGACGAGCGGGCACCGGTCGGCAAGCAGGTCGTCACCCGGGCCAACCAGTCCATCGGTGAGACGGCACCCGTCTTCGAGGCGCTCGGCGGCCTGGCGCCGCAGACCCCCGAGCAGCTGTGGCGGAACATCGCCGCCCGCAAGGACGCCACTACGGAGGCCGAGGAGCAGCGGGCGCGGCTGCGGGAGGCGATCGCCTTCAAGGCATACGAGTTCAACGCCCACGGCGTGGACCTCAACCAGCGCTACACCTCCGCCGCGATCGTCCCGGACGGCACCGAGGACCCCGGCTTCGCACGCGACCCCGAGCTGCACTTCCAGCCGAGCACCCGCCCCGGCGCCAAGCTCCCGCACGCCTGGCTCTCCGCGGGCACCCGCGATCTGTCCACCCTGGACCTGGGCGGAAACGGCCGGTTCACCCTGATCACCGGCATCGGCGGCGAGCCCTGGACGGAGGCCGCCTGCATCCTCGGCAAGGAGTTCGGCCTGGAGATCGCCACGGCGGTCATCGGCCCCGGCCAGGAGTACGAGGACCCGTACGGGGACTGGGCCCGGCTGCGGGAGATCGGCGACTCGGGCGCGCTGCTGGTGCGGCCGGACAACCACGTGGCCTTCCGCCGCCAGGACGCCACCGGTGACGTCACGGCCGCACTGAGGGACGCACTGCGGCAGATCCTCGGGCGGGGCTGA
- a CDS encoding tyrosine-type recombinase/integrase, whose translation MRGRIRRARSLREYAFNKLRRDEAPPEVRTVLSWIARNSLPMTAWEGTKRVDAVLHALDTLLDGSPAAASSVKREQRILNVAMKYAVRQKILTANPLPKGKEEGAAPKVAEAVDKRSLLNPGQVAGLLAWIADRPRTGHRLHAFFATLYYAGLRPEEAVALRVSAATLPAEGWGELLVHTAEPEVGSQWTDDGRVHETRDLKGRAEGDTRPVPAHPALVAVLRDLIKRDGIQPGDLFFPGEKGGLLAGSVFRRAWNKARKAVLPEHEHESPVGKRVYDLRHTCLTTWLNNGIPPAQVAEWAGNSVPVLLATYARCITGQLAELQQRIEGPQRLPVGPAPSMPVPKPGSTPAPRRRA comes from the coding sequence TTGCGCGGAAGGATTCGGCGAGCGCGCTCTCTGCGCGAGTACGCCTTCAACAAGCTCCGACGCGACGAGGCGCCGCCCGAGGTCCGCACTGTCCTGTCGTGGATAGCCCGCAACTCCCTGCCCATGACGGCCTGGGAGGGCACCAAACGCGTCGACGCCGTCCTGCACGCGCTCGACACACTTTTGGACGGTAGCCCGGCCGCCGCCAGCTCCGTCAAGCGCGAGCAGCGGATCCTCAACGTGGCGATGAAGTACGCCGTCCGGCAGAAGATCCTCACCGCCAACCCGCTCCCGAAGGGAAAGGAGGAGGGCGCCGCCCCGAAGGTGGCCGAGGCTGTCGACAAGCGGTCGCTGCTCAATCCGGGTCAGGTTGCCGGCCTCCTGGCCTGGATCGCCGACCGCCCTCGCACCGGCCACCGCCTCCACGCCTTTTTCGCCACCCTGTACTACGCCGGTCTGCGGCCGGAGGAGGCCGTAGCCCTCCGCGTCAGCGCCGCCACACTGCCCGCTGAGGGCTGGGGCGAGCTGCTCGTCCACACCGCCGAGCCCGAGGTCGGCAGCCAGTGGACCGACGACGGCCGCGTCCATGAGACCCGCGATCTCAAGGGTCGCGCCGAGGGCGACACCCGCCCCGTCCCCGCCCACCCGGCACTCGTCGCTGTCCTTCGCGACCTGATCAAGAGGGACGGCATCCAACCGGGCGACCTGTTCTTCCCCGGCGAAAAGGGCGGGCTGCTGGCCGGATCGGTCTTCCGCCGTGCCTGGAACAAGGCCCGCAAGGCGGTCCTGCCGGAGCACGAACACGAGTCACCCGTGGGCAAGCGCGTCTACGACCTGCGCCACACCTGCCTGACTACCTGGCTCAACAACGGCATCCCACCCGCCCAGGTCGCCGAGTGGGCTGGCAACAGTGTCCCCGTCCTGCTCGCTACCTACGCCCGCTGCATCACGGGCCAGCTCGCCGAGCTCCAGCAGCGCATCGAAGGCCCCCAGCGACTGCCCGTCGGGCCGGCCCCGAGCATGCCGGTGCCCAAGCCTGGATCCACGCCCGCACCGCGTCGCCGAGCCTGA
- a CDS encoding Rdx family protein, which produces MTQTPTAQIHRVQIEYCTQCRWLPRAAWLAQELLTTFETELTELSLKPGKGGVFVVRVNDEVVWDRREQGFPEPTAVKRLVRDRVAPGKPLGHSEK; this is translated from the coding sequence ATGACGCAGACCCCCACGGCGCAGATCCATCGCGTCCAGATCGAGTACTGCACCCAGTGCCGCTGGCTGCCCCGCGCGGCCTGGCTGGCGCAGGAGCTGCTCACGACGTTCGAGACCGAGTTGACGGAGCTGTCCCTGAAGCCGGGCAAGGGCGGTGTCTTCGTCGTCCGCGTGAACGACGAGGTCGTCTGGGACCGGCGCGAGCAGGGCTTCCCGGAGCCGACGGCCGTGAAGCGCCTCGTACGCGACCGAGTGGCCCCGGGAAAGCCCCTGGGCCACTCGGAGAAGTGA
- a CDS encoding alpha/beta hydrolase, whose protein sequence is MTISPPPATAEPARAASRLTISEQGAFWVGVGRKPTEAGTAAEAAMYVQYQIPADLRYPLPVVMVHGGGGQGTDYLSTPDGRPGWATRFLQAGYAVYVVDRPGHGRSPYHPDVLGPIEGAAPTYEFIRWLFCEGAGRPGSQWPGSGEIGDDSALDQFMASQGPTLPTFAENEEQMRRCGAELLDRIGPAVLITHSMGAPFGWLVADARPGLVKAVVSIEPMGPPFIELPGLGKLEWGLTAAPITYEPPVRTPEELRLRLREAGGDGLQDCLVQDEKAGAVRSLPGLQGFPIAVVAADHSPFASFQHGIADYLVQAGADAELLRLADLGLTGNGHLPMGEKNSDDVAEALMAWLNKRLADGEETSR, encoded by the coding sequence ATGACCATCTCCCCACCACCCGCAACCGCCGAGCCGGCCCGTGCCGCCTCGCGGTTGACGATCAGCGAGCAAGGCGCGTTCTGGGTCGGTGTCGGGCGCAAGCCGACCGAGGCCGGGACCGCCGCCGAGGCCGCGATGTACGTCCAGTACCAGATCCCGGCCGATCTCCGGTATCCGCTGCCCGTGGTGATGGTCCACGGGGGCGGCGGCCAGGGCACGGACTACCTGTCGACGCCGGACGGGCGCCCCGGCTGGGCCACCCGGTTCCTCCAGGCCGGTTACGCCGTGTACGTGGTCGACCGTCCAGGTCACGGGCGCTCCCCGTACCACCCCGATGTCCTCGGGCCCATCGAGGGCGCGGCGCCGACGTACGAGTTCATCCGCTGGCTGTTTTGCGAGGGGGCGGGACGACCTGGTAGCCAGTGGCCCGGCAGCGGCGAGATCGGCGACGACTCCGCGCTGGACCAGTTCATGGCGAGCCAGGGCCCGACGCTGCCCACCTTCGCCGAGAACGAGGAGCAGATGCGGCGCTGCGGGGCCGAGTTGCTGGACCGTATCGGACCGGCCGTGCTGATCACCCACTCCATGGGGGCGCCGTTCGGCTGGCTGGTCGCCGATGCCCGGCCCGGGCTGGTGAAGGCCGTTGTCTCCATCGAGCCGATGGGGCCGCCGTTCATCGAACTGCCCGGCCTCGGAAAGCTGGAGTGGGGGCTCACCGCGGCCCCGATCACTTACGAGCCGCCGGTACGGACCCCGGAGGAACTGCGCCTTCGGCTGCGCGAGGCGGGGGGCGACGGGCTGCAGGACTGTCTCGTCCAGGACGAAAAGGCAGGCGCCGTGCGGTCCCTGCCAGGGCTCCAGGGCTTCCCGATCGCCGTGGTCGCGGCCGACCACTCGCCGTTCGCGTCGTTCCAGCACGGTATCGCCGACTACCTCGTCCAGGCCGGTGCCGACGCCGAGTTGCTGCGCCTGGCGGACCTGGGGCTCACGGGCAACGGTCACCTGCCCATGGGCGAGAAGAACTCCGACGACGTGGCCGAGGCACTGATGGCCTGGCTGAACAAGCGACTGGCGGATGGGGAGGAAACGTCCCGATGA